A region from the Nocardioides coralli genome encodes:
- a CDS encoding succinate dehydrogenase/fumarate reductase iron-sulfur subunit: MKLTLKIWRQAGPDAEGAMHTYDLDDVSEDMSFLEMLDVLNEKLIERDEEPIAFDSDCREGICGMCGLMINGDAHGPEVTTTCQLHMRSFSDGETITIEPWRADAFPVLKDLCVDRSAFDRLIASGGYISVNTGSAPEAHSVLVPRDDALRAFNVATCIGCGACVAACPNGSASLFMGAKITHLGELPQGQPERDNRVVNMVAQHDHEGFGGCTNIGQCTAACPKEIPLDVISQLNKDLRTAMRHGH; encoded by the coding sequence GTGAAGCTGACCCTGAAGATCTGGCGCCAGGCCGGCCCCGACGCCGAGGGTGCCATGCACACCTACGACCTCGACGACGTGTCGGAGGACATGTCGTTCCTCGAGATGCTCGACGTGCTCAACGAGAAGCTGATCGAGCGCGACGAGGAGCCCATCGCCTTCGACTCCGACTGCCGCGAGGGCATCTGTGGCATGTGCGGTCTGATGATCAACGGCGATGCGCACGGCCCCGAGGTGACGACCACCTGCCAGCTCCACATGCGCTCCTTCAGCGACGGGGAGACGATCACGATCGAGCCCTGGCGGGCCGACGCGTTCCCGGTGCTCAAGGACCTGTGCGTCGACCGCTCGGCCTTCGACCGGCTGATCGCGTCCGGCGGCTACATCTCGGTCAACACCGGTTCGGCCCCCGAGGCGCACTCGGTCCTGGTGCCGCGTGACGACGCGTTGCGGGCCTTCAACGTGGCCACCTGCATCGGCTGCGGCGCCTGCGTAGCAGCCTGCCCGAACGGCTCGGCCTCGCTCTTCATGGGAGCCAAGATCACCCACCTCGGTGAGCTGCCCCAGGGTCAGCCCGAGCGCGACAACCGGGTGGTCAACATGGTCGCCCAGCACGACCACGAGGGCTTCGGTGGCTGCACCAACATCGGGCAGTGCACCGCCGCGTGCCCGAAGGAGATCCCGCTCGACGTGATCT
- a CDS encoding fumarate reductase/succinate dehydrogenase flavoprotein subunit: MPDTTSAADASRNAELDGEYDDAAGYYTPGEPIRDTKAPDGPVDQRWSTRKFEARLVNPANRRKLSVIIVGTGLAGASAAATLGEAGYRVKSFCYQDSPRRAHSIAAQGGINAAKNYKEDGDSTHRLFYDTVKGGDYRSRESNVYRLAEVSVNIIDQCVAQGVPFAREYGGLLDNRSFGGVQVSRTFYARGQTGQQLLIGAYQALERQVAAGTVETFTRHEMLELIVVDGKARGIVARDMVTGAIETHTADVVVLASGGYGNVFYLSTNAMGCNVTASWRAYRKGAYMGNPCYTQIHPTCIPVSGAHQSKLTLMSESLRNDGRIWVPKNKADCDKDPRDIPEEDRDYYLERIYPSFGNLVPRDIASRAAKNVCDEGRGVGPEVDGVRRGVYLDFSAAIERMGRDGIQEKYDNLFDMYERITGENPYEVPMRIYPAVHYVMGGLWVDYDLQSTIPGLFVTGEANFSDHGANRLGASALMQGLADGYFVLPHTIRDYLADGPFEHVGDDHPAVVEARESVQSRIDHFLGNNGTRSVDSYHRELGNIMWEFCGMERTEDGLKKAIDLIRTLKDDFWRNVKVLGEAETINQSLEKAGRVADFMELGELMCIDALNRRESCGGHFRGESQTEDGEALRHDDQYAYVAAWEFTGDDQPPVLHKEDLVYTAIEMKQRSYK, from the coding sequence ATGCCCGACACCACCTCGGCCGCCGACGCGTCCCGCAACGCCGAGCTCGACGGCGAGTACGACGACGCCGCGGGCTACTACACCCCCGGTGAGCCGATCCGTGACACGAAGGCACCGGACGGACCGGTCGACCAGCGCTGGAGCACCCGCAAGTTCGAGGCGCGCCTGGTCAACCCCGCCAACCGGCGCAAGCTGTCGGTGATCATCGTCGGCACGGGCCTGGCCGGCGCCTCGGCCGCAGCCACGCTGGGCGAGGCCGGCTACCGGGTGAAGTCGTTCTGCTACCAGGACTCCCCGCGCCGGGCGCACTCGATCGCCGCCCAGGGTGGCATCAACGCGGCCAAGAACTACAAGGAGGACGGCGACTCCACCCACCGTCTCTTCTACGACACGGTCAAGGGCGGCGACTACCGCTCGCGCGAGTCCAACGTCTACCGGCTGGCCGAGGTCAGCGTGAACATCATCGACCAGTGCGTCGCGCAGGGCGTGCCGTTCGCCCGCGAGTACGGCGGCCTGCTCGACAACCGGTCCTTCGGCGGCGTCCAGGTCTCCCGGACCTTCTACGCCCGCGGCCAGACCGGCCAGCAGCTGCTGATCGGCGCCTACCAGGCGCTCGAGCGGCAGGTCGCAGCCGGCACCGTGGAGACCTTCACCCGCCACGAGATGCTCGAGCTGATCGTGGTCGACGGCAAGGCCCGCGGCATCGTCGCCCGCGACATGGTCACCGGCGCCATCGAGACCCACACCGCCGACGTGGTCGTGCTGGCCTCGGGTGGCTACGGCAACGTCTTCTACCTGTCGACCAACGCGATGGGCTGCAACGTCACGGCGAGCTGGCGGGCCTACCGCAAGGGCGCCTACATGGGGAACCCCTGCTACACGCAGATCCACCCCACCTGCATCCCGGTCTCGGGGGCCCACCAGTCCAAGCTCACGCTGATGAGCGAGTCGCTGCGCAACGACGGCCGGATCTGGGTCCCCAAGAACAAGGCCGACTGCGACAAGGACCCGCGGGACATCCCGGAGGAGGACCGCGACTACTACCTGGAGCGGATCTACCCCTCCTTCGGCAACCTGGTCCCCCGCGACATCGCCTCCCGCGCGGCGAAGAACGTCTGCGACGAGGGTCGCGGGGTCGGGCCGGAGGTCGACGGCGTACGCCGTGGCGTCTACCTCGACTTCTCCGCCGCGATCGAGCGGATGGGCCGCGACGGCATCCAGGAGAAGTACGACAACCTCTTCGACATGTACGAGCGGATCACCGGCGAGAACCCCTACGAGGTCCCGATGCGGATCTACCCGGCGGTCCACTACGTCATGGGTGGCCTGTGGGTCGACTACGACCTGCAGTCCACGATCCCCGGGCTCTTCGTCACCGGCGAGGCCAACTTCTCCGACCACGGCGCCAACCGGCTCGGTGCGTCGGCGCTGATGCAGGGGCTGGCCGACGGCTACTTCGTGCTCCCCCACACCATCCGCGACTACCTCGCCGACGGTCCCTTCGAGCACGTGGGCGACGACCACCCGGCCGTCGTCGAGGCCCGCGAGTCCGTGCAGTCGCGCATCGACCACTTCCTGGGCAACAACGGCACCCGCAGCGTCGACTCCTACCACCGCGAGCTCGGCAACATCATGTGGGAGTTCTGCGGGATGGAGCGGACCGAGGACGGCCTGAAGAAGGCGATCGACCTGATCCGGACGCTCAAGGACGACTTCTGGCGCAACGTGAAGGTGCTGGGCGAGGCCGAGACCATCAACCAGAGCCTCGAGAAGGCCGGCCGGGTGGCCGACTTCATGGAGCTCGGCGAGCTGATGTGCATCGACGCCCTCAACCGGCGCGAGTCCTGCGGCGGCCACTTCCGCGGCGAGTCGCAGACCGAGGACGGCGAGGCGCTGCGCCACGACGACCAGTACGCCTACGTGGCCGCCTGGGAGTTCACCGGTGACGACCAGCCGCCGGTGCTCCACAAGGAGGACCTCGTCTACACGGCCATCGAGATGAAGCAGAGGTCCTACAAGTGA
- a CDS encoding succinate dehydrogenase cytochrome b subunit, producing MATPTLVKGARSTRSTIALKLLMAVSGLIFIGFVLLHMYGNLKAFAGHDAFNEYAEHLRELGEPMLPHAGALWIIRVVLLLSLVAHVYAAFTLWSRARQARTTPYVMKKRTGATFASLMMRWGGVTLLLFIVWHLLNFTVGKVNVTGGPTDDPYNLLVDSFTTWWLTLIYLAAMLMLGAHLHHGIWSAAQTLGLTGTANARQRARVVAFVTALVITIGFSLVPLAVMFGVITK from the coding sequence GTGGCAACTCCGACCCTGGTCAAGGGAGCGCGCTCGACCCGCTCGACCATCGCGCTGAAGCTGCTGATGGCCGTCAGCGGCCTCATCTTCATCGGCTTCGTGCTGCTCCACATGTACGGCAACCTCAAGGCCTTCGCCGGTCATGACGCCTTCAACGAGTACGCCGAGCACCTGCGCGAGCTGGGTGAGCCGATGCTCCCCCACGCCGGGGCGCTCTGGATCATCCGCGTGGTGCTGCTGCTCTCGCTGGTGGCCCACGTCTACGCGGCGTTCACGCTCTGGTCACGGGCCAGGCAGGCGCGAACCACGCCGTACGTGATGAAGAAGCGGACCGGCGCCACGTTCGCGAGCCTGATGATGCGCTGGGGTGGGGTCACGCTGCTGCTCTTCATCGTCTGGCACCTGCTCAACTTCACCGTCGGCAAGGTCAACGTCACCGGCGGACCGACCGACGACCCCTACAACCTGCTGGTTGACAGCTTCACCACCTGGTGGCTCACGCTGATCTACCTGGCGGCGATGCTCATGCTCGGCGCCCACCTCCACCACGGCATCTGGAGTGCCGCGCAGACCCTCGGACTCACCGGCACGGCCAACGCGCGTCAGCGCGCGCGGGTGGTGGCGTTCGTGACGGCCCTGGTCATCACGATCGGGTTCTCCCTCGTCCCGCTCGCCGTGATGTTCGGCGTCATCACGAAGTAA
- a CDS encoding electron transfer flavoprotein subunit alpha/FixB family protein, giving the protein MILVLCEVAPGSSEPDEVSLEALAFARALSEAGGGVAVRAVVVGPVPDGDHLAAVLGDHGAGEVRHADGEGLAAYGGAAWAAAVQAVREETGSVAVLAGGTPRGMEVMAHLAARLQVPMAANVVSFDGLSPLTVRRQVAGGAALEEMRLPERPAVLTVAGHAWSAHGVGGPAATWVACHPEVPAADRRATVVRTAEPEPDESGSLRSASVVVGAGRGAGGPGGFGPVTELAELLGGVVGVTRVVTSLGWRPHHEQIGQTGSRIAPDLYIACGISGAIQHWAGCASSKAILAVNTDPEAPMMTRATYAVVGDMHEVVPAIVEEIRNRA; this is encoded by the coding sequence GTGATCCTGGTCCTGTGCGAGGTCGCTCCGGGCTCCAGCGAGCCCGACGAGGTCAGCCTCGAGGCGTTGGCGTTCGCCCGCGCGTTGTCCGAGGCCGGCGGCGGCGTCGCCGTCCGGGCCGTCGTGGTCGGACCCGTGCCCGACGGTGACCACCTGGCCGCGGTGCTCGGCGACCACGGGGCCGGGGAGGTCCGGCACGCCGACGGCGAGGGGCTGGCGGCGTACGGCGGCGCCGCGTGGGCCGCGGCCGTCCAGGCGGTGCGGGAGGAGACCGGGTCGGTCGCCGTCCTGGCCGGAGGCACGCCGCGCGGCATGGAGGTGATGGCCCACCTCGCGGCTCGCCTGCAGGTCCCGATGGCGGCGAACGTGGTCTCCTTCGACGGCCTCTCCCCTCTCACCGTGCGCCGCCAGGTGGCCGGCGGTGCCGCACTCGAGGAGATGCGGCTCCCGGAGCGGCCGGCGGTGCTCACGGTGGCCGGCCACGCGTGGTCGGCCCACGGCGTGGGTGGGCCGGCGGCGACCTGGGTGGCGTGCCACCCGGAGGTGCCTGCCGCGGACCGGCGCGCCACGGTCGTGCGCACCGCCGAGCCGGAGCCCGACGAGTCGGGGTCGCTGCGCTCGGCCTCGGTGGTCGTGGGCGCGGGTCGGGGCGCCGGCGGACCGGGCGGCTTCGGCCCGGTCACCGAGCTCGCCGAGCTGCTCGGCGGCGTCGTGGGCGTGACCCGCGTGGTCACCAGCCTGGGGTGGCGCCCCCACCACGAGCAGATCGGTCAGACCGGGAGCCGGATCGCGCCCGACCTCTACATCGCCTGCGGCATCAGCGGCGCGATCCAGCACTGGGCCGGTTGCGCGTCCTCCAAGGCGATCCTGGCGGTCAACACCGATCCCGAGGCCCCGATGATGACCCGGGCGACCTATGCCGTCGTCGGCGACATGCACGAGGTGGTCCCGGCGATCGTCGAGGAGATCCGCAACCGCGCCTGA
- a CDS encoding electron transfer flavoprotein subunit beta/FixA family protein has translation MTRVLVAVKRVADSSGEAVLTDDGQGLDGRYAGWTIGNHDACAVELGVRVAEATGGTVTVLSVGPTEAEEQIRSALALGATAGVLVEADPRTLGPADVAAEIAGVVREATEGYDLVLLGNDAADTGDFQVPVRLAYALDRPVVTGAGMVTVDDGVVVATVNSPYGDETYEVPLPVVVSVLEGGVEPRYPSLKGRMAAKKVAVETRQAGSDPAGPGRVRWHLPPPAPSSTEVLGEGPAAAPAVVDALGRLGVLP, from the coding sequence GTGACACGCGTCCTCGTCGCCGTCAAGCGCGTGGCCGACTCCTCCGGGGAAGCGGTGCTGACCGACGACGGCCAGGGCCTCGACGGGCGGTACGCCGGCTGGACGATCGGCAACCACGACGCCTGTGCCGTGGAGCTGGGGGTCCGGGTCGCCGAGGCCACCGGCGGCACCGTGACGGTGCTGTCCGTCGGCCCGACGGAGGCGGAGGAGCAGATCCGCAGCGCCCTCGCGCTGGGCGCCACGGCGGGTGTGCTGGTCGAGGCGGACCCCCGCACCCTCGGCCCGGCGGACGTCGCCGCCGAGATCGCCGGGGTCGTCCGGGAGGCGACGGAGGGCTACGACCTCGTGCTGCTCGGCAACGACGCCGCCGACACCGGCGACTTCCAGGTCCCGGTCCGGCTCGCCTACGCGCTGGACCGGCCGGTGGTGACCGGCGCCGGGATGGTCACCGTCGACGACGGCGTGGTCGTCGCGACCGTCAACAGCCCCTACGGCGACGAGACCTACGAGGTGCCGCTCCCCGTGGTCGTCTCCGTGCTCGAGGGCGGCGTCGAGCCGCGCTACCCGAGCCTCAAGGGTCGGATGGCGGCCAAGAAGGTCGCGGTCGAGACCCGCCAGGCCGGCTCCGACCCCGCCGGCCCGGGGCGCGTGCGCTGGCACCTGCCGCCGCCTGCCCCCAGCAGCACCGAGGTGCTCGGCGAGGGTCCGGCGGCCGCGCCTGCCGTGGTCGACGCCCTGGGCCGGCTCGGGGTGCTGCCGTGA
- a CDS encoding GcvT family protein yields MTVPASARAVVIGAGIVGNSLVHHLALLGWREIVQIDKGPLPNPGGSTGHASNFIFPVDHSREITDLTLDSVRQYKELGVFTESGGYELARTEERMEELRRRMSSARAWGIEAALVGPDHVRERVPFVETDDVIGAFWTPSVGVVDSLRAGTLMRESAMDAGALTVAPNTEVTGIDVVDGAVTRVRTDRGDIDCDTVVVACGVWSPRIAAMAGASIPLTPAVHQMISVGPIPQLAEREGEISFPIVRDMDSLCYERQHGADMEVGSYAHRPILHDPDEIPSLDRAKLSPTEMPFTADDFDPQLETALELMPQALGADGAEIRYAINGLLSLTPDGAPVLGESPEVRGLWSAAAVWIKEGPGVGRAVAEWMTQGWSEIDLHHSDIARFHPHQRTREHVRRRTSEGFNKTYGIVHPGEQWASDRDKRLPPMHADQVRRGAEFFEAAGWERPHWYAENEALLAEYGDAVMPREHEWDSRWWSPVINAEHLAMRERAGIVDLSAFTIFDVVGPQALDAVQRTVVAQADVAPGKVVYTPVLDARGGFRADLTVMRLGDTHFRVVTGGAHGMADKAWFAAHTRGLAAAVTDLTTAYTTIGLWGPRARDVLGALTDDDISHEGFGFGTCRDVEIESLAVLASRISYVGELGWELYVPAEQGARLWNLLHEAGRGHGAVPVGIGVYGTTGRLEKGYRAFGFELDAERTIVEAGMQRPRVKTAEFTGREAYLAQREEEPLAVLCTLAVEDHTSASGVPRYMLGGEPVLAADGGPLTDGHGHHPYVTTAGSAPSLGQHLLMAYLPPGQATVGNQLAVSYMEELYPVRVVSADATPAFDPDNLRIRT; encoded by the coding sequence ATGACAGTGCCCGCGTCCGCCAGGGCGGTCGTCATCGGCGCCGGCATCGTCGGCAACAGCCTGGTCCACCACCTCGCGCTGCTGGGCTGGCGGGAGATCGTCCAGATCGACAAGGGACCGCTGCCCAACCCCGGCGGCTCGACCGGGCACGCCTCCAACTTCATCTTCCCCGTCGACCACTCCCGGGAGATCACCGACCTCACGCTCGACTCGGTCCGCCAGTACAAGGAGCTGGGCGTCTTCACCGAGTCCGGCGGCTACGAGCTCGCCCGCACCGAGGAGCGGATGGAGGAGCTGCGGCGACGGATGTCCAGCGCGCGGGCGTGGGGCATCGAGGCCGCGCTGGTGGGGCCCGACCACGTCCGCGAGCGGGTGCCGTTCGTCGAGACCGACGACGTGATCGGCGCCTTCTGGACGCCGTCGGTGGGCGTGGTGGACTCCCTGCGCGCCGGCACGCTGATGCGGGAGAGCGCCATGGACGCGGGAGCGCTCACGGTGGCACCCAACACCGAGGTCACGGGCATCGACGTGGTGGACGGGGCCGTGACCCGGGTCCGCACCGACCGCGGCGACATCGACTGCGACACCGTGGTGGTCGCCTGTGGGGTGTGGAGCCCCCGGATCGCCGCCATGGCCGGCGCCTCGATCCCGCTGACGCCGGCCGTGCACCAGATGATCAGCGTGGGACCCATCCCCCAGCTCGCCGAGCGGGAGGGGGAGATCTCCTTCCCCATCGTCCGCGACATGGACTCGCTCTGCTACGAGCGGCAGCACGGCGCCGACATGGAGGTCGGCTCCTACGCCCACCGGCCGATCCTCCACGATCCCGACGAGATCCCGTCGCTGGACCGGGCGAAGCTCAGCCCGACCGAGATGCCGTTCACGGCCGACGACTTCGACCCCCAGCTCGAGACCGCGCTGGAGCTGATGCCGCAGGCGCTCGGGGCCGACGGTGCCGAGATCCGCTACGCCATCAACGGGCTGCTCTCGCTGACCCCCGACGGCGCCCCGGTCCTGGGTGAGTCGCCGGAGGTGCGCGGCCTGTGGTCGGCCGCCGCGGTCTGGATCAAGGAGGGTCCGGGCGTGGGACGGGCCGTCGCGGAGTGGATGACCCAGGGCTGGTCGGAGATCGACCTGCACCACAGCGACATCGCGCGGTTCCACCCCCACCAGCGCACCCGCGAGCACGTGCGCCGTCGCACGTCCGAGGGCTTCAACAAGACCTACGGCATCGTCCACCCGGGCGAGCAGTGGGCCTCCGACCGCGACAAGAGGCTCCCGCCCATGCACGCCGACCAGGTGCGACGCGGGGCGGAGTTCTTCGAGGCCGCCGGCTGGGAACGGCCCCACTGGTACGCCGAGAACGAGGCGCTGCTCGCCGAGTACGGCGACGCCGTGATGCCCCGCGAGCACGAGTGGGACAGCCGCTGGTGGAGCCCCGTCATCAACGCCGAGCACCTCGCGATGCGGGAGCGGGCGGGGATCGTCGACCTGTCGGCGTTCACGATCTTCGACGTGGTCGGGCCCCAGGCGCTCGACGCGGTGCAGCGCACCGTCGTCGCCCAGGCGGACGTCGCGCCGGGCAAGGTCGTCTACACCCCGGTGCTGGACGCCCGCGGCGGCTTCCGCGCCGACCTGACCGTGATGCGCCTGGGCGACACCCACTTCCGTGTCGTCACCGGCGGCGCCCACGGCATGGCGGACAAGGCCTGGTTCGCGGCGCACACGCGTGGCCTCGCCGCGGCCGTCACCGACCTCACGACGGCGTACACCACCATCGGCCTGTGGGGCCCGCGGGCCCGCGACGTGCTCGGGGCACTCACCGACGACGACATCAGCCACGAGGGCTTCGGGTTCGGCACCTGTCGCGACGTCGAGATCGAGAGCCTCGCCGTGCTGGCCTCCCGGATCTCCTACGTCGGCGAGCTCGGGTGGGAGCTCTACGTGCCGGCGGAGCAGGGTGCCCGGCTGTGGAACCTGCTCCACGAGGCCGGGCGCGGCCACGGAGCCGTGCCGGTCGGCATCGGGGTCTACGGCACGACCGGCCGCCTCGAGAAGGGCTACCGCGCCTTCGGCTTCGAGCTCGACGCGGAGCGGACCATCGTCGAGGCCGGGATGCAGCGTCCCCGGGTCAAGACCGCCGAGTTCACCGGCCGTGAGGCCTACCTCGCCCAGCGGGAGGAGGAGCCGCTCGCCGTGCTCTGCACCCTGGCCGTCGAGGACCACACCTCCGCCTCGGGCGTGCCGCGCTACATGCTCGGCGGGGAACCGGTCCTCGCCGCCGACGGCGGCCCGCTCACCGACGGGCACGGCCACCACCCCTACGTGACCACCGCCGGCTCCGCCCCCAGCCTGGGGCAGCACCTGCTGATGGCCTACCTGCCGCCGGGCCAGGCCACCGTCGGCAACCAGCTGGCCGTCTCCTACATGGAGGAGCTCTACCCGGTGCGGGTCGTCAGCGCCGACGCCACGCCCGCGTTCGACCCCGACAACCTGCGGATCCGGACGTGA
- a CDS encoding IclR family transcriptional regulator, with amino-acid sequence MTLAAERPNGGVQSVDRAITILEILARLGEAGVTEVAGELGVHKSTAFRLIGTMEARGLVEQADDRGKYRIGLGLVKMAGASAARTDLVQVARPSCKALAAETHETVNLAVLADGTALYLDQIAGAAALQPHNWIGQRIPLHATSNGKVLIADLEPDLVDELVPRLTRHAEATITDRASLHRELARVREQGYAVAVDELEEGLTALAAAIRDAHGDVVASLSVSGTTFRLDEATRTELVPPLLRAAEEVSLALGWVPPREPAATDG; translated from the coding sequence ATGACGCTCGCAGCGGAACGGCCCAACGGCGGCGTCCAGTCGGTCGACCGGGCGATCACGATACTCGAGATCCTGGCCCGCCTCGGTGAGGCCGGAGTGACCGAGGTGGCGGGTGAGCTCGGTGTCCACAAGAGCACCGCCTTCCGGCTCATCGGCACCATGGAAGCCCGCGGCCTCGTCGAGCAGGCCGACGACCGGGGCAAGTACCGCATCGGGCTGGGTTTGGTGAAGATGGCCGGCGCGTCCGCCGCCCGTACCGACCTCGTGCAGGTCGCGCGTCCGTCCTGCAAGGCCCTGGCCGCAGAGACGCACGAGACCGTCAACCTCGCCGTGCTCGCCGACGGGACCGCGCTCTACCTCGACCAGATCGCCGGTGCCGCCGCCCTCCAGCCCCACAACTGGATCGGGCAGCGGATCCCGCTGCACGCCACCAGCAACGGCAAGGTCCTCATCGCGGACCTCGAGCCGGACCTGGTCGACGAGCTGGTGCCTCGGCTGACCCGCCACGCGGAAGCCACGATCACCGACCGCGCGTCGCTCCACCGGGAGCTGGCGCGGGTCCGCGAGCAGGGGTATGCCGTCGCGGTCGACGAGCTCGAAGAGGGGTTGACGGCGCTCGCGGCCGCGATCCGCGACGCGCACGGCGACGTGGTCGCCTCGCTCAGCGTCAGCGGCACCACGTTCCGGCTCGACGAGGCCACCCGGACCGAGCTGGTCCCACCCCTGCTCCGTGCGGCCGAGGAGGTCTCGCTCGCGCTGGGGTGGGTCCCGCCACGCGAGCCGGCTGCCACGGACGGTTGA
- a CDS encoding formate--tetrahydrofolate ligase yields MLSDAEIAGAAELWPIARVAAEQLGVPEEALLPHGRHIAKLDRAWLATLADRPLGKLVLVTGISPTPPGEGKTTTVVGLTDGLRRLGVRATAALREPSMGPVFGMKGGAAGGGYAQVVPMTDINLHFTGDFAAVAAANNLLAALLDNHLHHGNALGIEHRTITWKRVIDLNDRALRDVVVGLGGVAHGVPREDGWDIVVASELMAIFCLATSLADLRERIGRIVVAHDREGSPVTARDLQAQDALTILLASALQPNLVQTLEHSPVFVHGGPFANIAHGCNSVLATRTALQLSDVVVTEAGFGADLGAEKFFDLKCRLSGLRPDAAVVVVTARALKWHGGVAQADLEREDLGAVRAGAANLRRHLRNLRDVFGVPAVVAVNRFPGDTDAELSLVHELADAEDCAAFTATHATDGGEGALDLAQGVRTQLDKDEVDFAFCYPEEGDVESKALAVAQRVYHADAVTFSPRARRQLDRVVADGYGHLPVCFAKTQYSFSTDPAALGAPSGHTVEVREVRLSAGAGFVVLVTGEVLTMPGLPKVPASARMSIDDDGHVLGLS; encoded by the coding sequence ATGCTGTCCGACGCCGAGATCGCCGGCGCCGCCGAGCTCTGGCCGATCGCACGGGTCGCGGCCGAGCAGCTCGGCGTGCCGGAGGAGGCGCTGCTCCCCCACGGCCGCCACATCGCCAAGCTCGACCGCGCGTGGCTGGCGACCCTGGCGGACCGGCCGCTGGGGAAGCTGGTGCTGGTCACCGGCATCTCGCCCACGCCACCCGGCGAGGGGAAGACCACGACGGTGGTCGGTCTCACCGACGGGTTGCGGCGGCTCGGCGTCCGGGCGACGGCGGCACTGCGCGAACCCAGCATGGGCCCGGTCTTCGGGATGAAGGGCGGCGCCGCCGGCGGCGGCTACGCCCAGGTCGTCCCGATGACCGACATCAACCTCCACTTCACCGGCGACTTCGCCGCCGTCGCCGCCGCCAACAACCTGCTGGCCGCCCTGCTCGACAACCACCTCCACCACGGCAACGCGCTCGGCATCGAGCACCGCACGATCACGTGGAAGCGCGTCATCGACCTCAACGACCGGGCCCTGCGCGACGTCGTCGTGGGCCTCGGCGGGGTCGCGCACGGGGTGCCGCGCGAGGACGGCTGGGACATCGTGGTGGCCAGCGAGCTGATGGCGATCTTCTGCCTGGCCACCTCGCTCGCGGACCTCCGTGAGCGGATCGGACGGATCGTGGTCGCCCACGACCGGGAGGGGTCACCGGTCACGGCGAGGGACCTGCAGGCCCAGGACGCGCTCACCATCCTGCTCGCAAGCGCCCTGCAGCCGAACCTCGTGCAGACGCTGGAGCACTCTCCCGTCTTCGTGCACGGCGGCCCCTTCGCCAACATCGCGCACGGGTGCAACTCGGTGCTGGCCACCCGGACCGCGCTGCAGCTCAGTGACGTGGTGGTCACCGAGGCGGGCTTCGGGGCCGACCTCGGGGCGGAGAAGTTCTTCGACCTCAAGTGCCGCCTCTCCGGCCTCCGTCCCGACGCCGCGGTCGTCGTCGTCACGGCGCGGGCGCTGAAGTGGCACGGCGGGGTCGCCCAGGCCGACCTGGAACGGGAGGACCTGGGCGCTGTCCGGGCGGGGGCGGCCAACCTGCGCCGCCACCTGAGGAACCTGCGCGACGTCTTCGGCGTCCCGGCGGTCGTCGCCGTCAACAGGTTCCCGGGAGACACCGACGCCGAGCTGTCGCTGGTGCATGAGCTGGCCGACGCCGAGGACTGCGCGGCCTTCACCGCGACGCATGCCACCGACGGCGGCGAGGGCGCCCTCGACCTGGCCCAGGGGGTGCGGACCCAGCTCGACAAGGACGAGGTCGACTTCGCGTTCTGCTACCCCGAGGAGGGTGACGTGGAGTCCAAGGCGCTGGCCGTGGCGCAGCGGGTCTACCACGCCGACGCGGTCACCTTCTCCCCGCGGGCCCGACGCCAGCTCGACCGGGTGGTCGCCGACGGCTACGGCCACCTGCCGGTGTGCTTCGCCAAGACGCAGTACTCCTTCAGCACCGACCCCGCCGCCCTCGGGGCACCGTCGGGTCACACCGTCGAGGTGCGGGAGGTGCGGCTCAGCGCCGGGGCCGGGTTCGTGGTGCTGGTCACCGGGGAGGTGCTCACCATGCCGGGGCTGCCGAAGGTGCCCGCCAGCGCGCGGATGAGCATCGACGACGACGGCCACGTCCTCGGGCTCTCATGA